The genome window TGATAAATATCACAAACTTAAAGAATTCATTTGTGTGCATTAAAAGCAGGGTTTAAATGTTCTCCCATGACCATCAACAGATTAATGGGATCACTAGACTTAGAGGTAACCGTTTATTCTCGTCACAGTAGTAATTATCATTCATACAAGGGAAACATTGGAACGGTAAATGATAATATTTTAAATCAGAAGTTTAATGCCAAAGAACCTTATACAGTAATTCATACTGACATCGCACAAGTGAAGCTGAGTAATGGACAATGGGGCTATGTATCAGCAGTTATTGATGAAGCAAACCAAGAGATCATCGGGACAGTTGTTTCAAGTTAAGCAAACAAAGAACAATTAAGTGCAACATTAGACATGATCAAAAGTTCTTTACCAGTCGGAGTCGCTCTGATTATACATTCAGATCAAAGGCGGCAGTATCAAAAAAGAATCCAAGCAATGGGACTAACTGCTAGTATGTCATGCAAGAAAAACTGCTATGATAATGCACCGATGGAAAGTTTCTTTAATCTCATGAAAAGAGAGAGGCTGAACCGCCAGCCGATCGCGGATCTCATTAAACAAAATGGCTTAACACCGATTGAGTATCGAGAGAGGAAGCTGGCAGCGTAGACTTTAGGAAAGACAGCAGCCAAATTAACCAAGTTGAAAATGATCTTTATAGGAAAAGGTCTTATTTAGTGTTTTCAAAAAAACAAATAATAAAAAAAGCAAAACCAAAAATTAATTGGTAATGCTTTATTTTACTTGAATAAAATGATTCACTTATTTAAACGTTTAATATTTTATAAACCGTCTAACTTTTTTGCTGCACTTCACTCTAGGGGTTTTCATGATTAACCATTTAATTAGAATTGATCAATTAATAGTTGTCTAATTTCTTCAAGTTTTGGCTGACGCGGATTAGCTGGCGTACACTGATCGTTGTAAACCAGATCGACTAATTTATCTAAAGCGTTATCAAAATCTTTTTTCTTCACTCCGTTACCACTCAGAGTAGTATCAACATCAACTGCTTCACAAAGTTTTTGAATTTCTTTGATTAATGAATCGACTAACTCAGCGTCGTTTTTACCTTTTAAACCAAGTGAACGAGCAATATCTGCGTAATCTTTTTGAGCCGTGTAGACCTCATAACGCGGAAATGGACTACGTTTAACATTACCTGTTACCGCGTTAAAGCGAATAACATGCTGCATTGCGATCGAAATTGCCAAACCATGAGGCAAACCAAACTCCCCACCTGTTTTATGTGCAAGTGAGTGATTAATTCCAAGAAATGCGTTACCAAAACTCATTCCAGCAAGAGTAGCTGCATAATGCATTTTAACTCGCGCTTCTTCCCCTTCTTTTGTTGGGTTCTGAGGATCATACTTATAAGAGGTTGCCAAGTTTTCAAAAATCAATTTAATTGCTTCCAACGCCCATGGCCGAGTAAATTCAGATGACATTACTGAAACATAACTTTCCAATGAATGCGACAAAGCATCGAGTCCAGACCACGCAACAGTTCTCTTTGGTACAGTCATAACTAATTCAGGATCAATAATTGCAATTTGAGGTGTTAATTCATAGTCAGCGAGCGGATATTTTACGTGAGTTTCATCATCAGTGATTACAGCAAAAGGCGTAACTTCTGAACCAGTTCCAGATGTTGTCGGAATCGCAACCATTTGACAGTGCTTAGGTTCATCAAATTTAACGATCCGTTTACGAATATCCATAAATTTTTGTTGTAATTCAGTAAACAGCTCTTTTAATCCCGCCATGTCATCTAAGATGCCTTCATGGTCAAAAGAATATTCATACATATAACGGGCAATTTTCGCAGCATCAAGAGCAGATCCACCACCCAAAGCAATGACTGTGTCAGGCTTAAATTGAGCCATTTGTTGCGCAATTTCAATTGCTTGCCCAAGAGTCGGATCAGGCTTAATTGTGCCATAAAGTGAAGTCTTAATTGGTTCCAGTCGTAATTCAAGTTGATCCATAACTTTTTCAACAAAACCAAACTGAACCATTCCTGGATCAGCAACAATAAACGCTCGCTTCATGTTGCTGATATCTTGTAAGTAGGTAATTGAATTTCTTTCATAATATATATCTTTAGGAATTCTTACCCATTGCGGTCGGTTACGACGACGAGCAACCGTTTTGATATTTAAGAGATCTGATGTTGATAGATTATGTGACAATGAATTTTTACCCCATGAACCAGTTCCTAATGTTAAGCTTGGACGCATTGCATCGTTATAGAAATCTCCAATTCCACCAATTGCATCTGGTTGATTGACTAAAATTCTAGCAGCTCCAATCTTATCTGCGTATTCTTTAACAAATGGATCAACCTGTGAACCGATTTGAATAGCTGCATTGTGCCCAGCCCCTTGATAATTTAGCAAACCTTGAACAATTTTAATTCCATCTTCCCGGTCCTTAGCTTTATAAACGGAAAGTAATGGAGTTAATTTTTCTGACGACAATTTTTCACCAATATTTTTTGAATCAAGTTCAAAAAGCATCACATCTTTATCTTTAGGAAGATTAACGCCTGATTGTTCAGCAATCCATTTTGCGGACATCCCTGCTACGGGCCCGTTAACATGATTCGTATCATTGAAAACAAAATCTTCAATCTTCTTATAATCTTTCTTTGGAACTACATAAGCCCCTAATTCTTCAAGCTTATCCATAAATTCTTTGTAGACTGAGGCCTCAACAATCACTGAATTTTCGGTTGCACAGATCATTCCATTATCAAATCGTTTAGAGATTAATAAATCTTCAGCTGCTCGTTGAATATTAGCGGTATGATCAACAAAAACGGCTCCATTTCCAGCGCCAACTCCCATCGAAGGATTACCTGAACTTAATGCTGAATAAACCATCGCTGGGCCACCAGTTGCAATAATCGAAGCAATTCCTGGATTTTTCATCAAAGCAGACGTGGCTTGAATACTTGGTTTTTCAACCCATAAAATAAAATCTTCAGGCGCACCAGCAGCAACTCCTGCTTCATAAATAATTTGTGCTGCATGTGAAGAACATTTCTGCGCTTGTGGGTGAAATGCAAAAATAACTGTATTTCTAGTTTTGGCTGCAATCAAAGATTTAAAAATGGTTGTTGAAGTTGGATTTGTAGTAGGAGTTACTGCGGCCAAAATCCCTAAAGGAGCTGCAATTTGAACTTGCCCCTTGACAGGATCTTCACTAACTACCCCGACGGTTTTATCGTTTTTAATTGCGTTGTAAATTGATTCTGAGGCAAAACGATTCTTTGTATCCTTGTCCTCTACTACGCCTCGTCCAGTCTCTTCGTATGCTTCATGAGCCAAGCTTAGTGAATTTTCACTAGCTGCTAAAGCCATCGCAGCAACAATTTTGTCAACTTGTTCTTGACTATAAGTTGCAAATATTGCTTCAGCTTTCTTACTTCGATCAACTAGTTTTTGGATCTGAGCTTGGGCCTCTTTTTCAAGTTTAGCTTTATCAGCTTCAGTTAAAACTTTTTTTGGAGCACGCTTAGTTGTATCCATTAATATTACCCCTCATTTTTTTTACTCAGTCATTATACTAGTTTTTAAAATGATTTACAATTTTAAAATGCAAAAAAGGTCAATATTTTAAAAGTTTTTTATGATTCTTTGCACTCGTTTCACGATTTTTTTTAAAATTTTAAAAAATTATTTGTGATACTGGCGGTGATTATTGATCATTAGTGCCCGATAAATTTGTTCACAAAGGACTAAACGGAACAATTGGTGAGGAAAAGTCATTTTTCCAAAAGAGATTGCCAGATCTCGTTGAAAATTGTCTGGTAATCCATAAGAACCACCAATGATGAAGTCAATAGTAGAAGAGGTTAATTCAATTTTGGAGATTTCTTTAGCGAATTCAATTGAGCTTAATTGTTTTCCTTGAATCATATTAGCAATCACGTATTCACCAGGTTTAATCTGTTCGTTAATTCTTAAGGCCTCCTGTTCAACGATTTTTTTAATTTGCTGTTCTCCCGGGGTCCCGTTAAACTTTTCTTCACTGACTGTAATTAATTCAGTTTTAGCGAAAATTTGCATTCTTTTTTGATACTCATCGATTCCTGCTTGAAAATATTTTTCCTTAATTTTTCCAACCGCAATAATTTTTATTTTTAACATTTGTGCTCCTACAAAAAAAAGGCAATTAGCCTTTTTTATTATTAGTTATTTTGCCCTTGCTTGGTGGTTATTTCTTGTTTAGCCGTTTCTGTTAGTTTGACCTTCAGATCCATCTTTTCACTACCACGGTAAACACTCAAAGTAATCGTGTCACCAATTTGATATTTGAATAATTGGGTTCGTAAATCAACAACAGTGTCAACTTTTTTACCGTCAATTTGATAAATAACATCGTATTGTTTAACCCCACCTTTAGCAGCCGGAGAATTATCAGTTAATGAAACAACTACAACTCCAGTTTTAACAGAAGATGGTAAGTGAAGGACTGAAGATTGTTGCGTTGATGAAACGTCTGAAAGATCAACAGGCGATACACCTAAAGCTGGTCTTGCAACTTTTCCATTCTTTTCTAATTGATTAACGATTTGAACAACTTCGCTACTAGGAATTGCAAAGCCCATCCCTTCAACAGAAGTGCTACTTGAACTACCAGATAATTTCATCGAAGTAATCCCAATAACCTGACCGCCGATATTAATTAAGGCGCCGCCTGAATTACCTGGATTGATAGCTGCATCTGTTTGGATAACTGTTGCTTGACCAGTTGTTTGACCAGTATCTTCATCACTAACATCGATTGTTCTGGATTTAGCTGAAACTATTCCTTGAGTTACGGAAGTTGCAAATTTACTCCCCATCGGTGAACCAATCGCAAGGACTTTTTGTCCAGGACTAATGGCATTGGAATCGCCAAATGACGCAACTGTTTTAACTTTTGCTGCATCAATCTGTAAAACAGCTAGATCGGTTACCGAATCAGTTCCAAGCAGTTTAGCATTAACTTTAGAACCATCACTAAGTAAAACTTCAAGCTTATCCGATCCGGCAACTACGTGATTATTAGTAACTACAAATGCTTGTCCATTGCTTTTTTGATAAATTACCCCAGAACCTTCACTAGATTCTTGTAAGCTGCCAGAATTATTACCGGACGAATTTCCCCTTTGACTACCGAAAATTCCGCCGAAAAGACTACTAGTTGGTTGTTGCTTTTGTAAATTTATGACAGAAACAACTGCATCTTTTACTTTGTTAAAGGCCTTTTCTGAATCAGAATTTTCTTTAACAACAACATTGCTAATTTTTGTTGGTTGGGTAGTAGCGCCAGTTGTTGTTTTGATGGTCTGGTTTTTATTATTCATCAAATGAACAACAGCCCCACCAATTCCACCACCTAACAAAGCTGCAATGACGACAACTAGAGTCAGCGTTTTAATCCCGACTCCTCCTTTGGATTTTTTTTGTTGCTTCGAGAATTCATTATTTTCAGAGTTCAAATTGTTATTGCTTTGATAATTATTATCCATCTTGAACTAGCTCCTTATTGATTTTCAAAATTAATCTTAGTTTGTATTTTTGAAATTATTATGAAATTTCTTAATAGTTTTACCGAAAAACTTAAACCTCTAACAAATCGGTTGGATTTTCTGGATCAGTATCTAAAATCTCAAAATCGTGATTAACCGCAAATCCGTCATCAATCAAGATATTTTCAACGGTAATACGGGCTAATGGTTTCATGTTGTTTTCCGGCGATAGGTGTCCTAGAAAAATTTTTTTAGTTTCTAGGCCAATTAGATCGGCCAGCGCTTCCCCACTTTCATCATTTGATAGATGTCCGCGATCGCTTAATATTCGTTGTTTTAATGGCCAGGGATAAAGTCCCATTCTAAGCATCTCCAAATCGTGATTGCTTTCAAATAGAAACATATCGGCGTTACGAATTTGATATTTTATTTTATCTGAAACATATCCTGTGTCAGTTAATATGGCAAATGATTTGTTATCACAATGGAATTGATAAAATTGAGGCAAAATTGCATCATGTGATACGCCAAAACTTTCAACATCAATATCGCCAATTGAAATCGTTTGTCCTGGTTCGAAATCAATCAATTGGTCGGCCGGAATTTCTCCCACTTTAGTTGCCATAACCTGCATAGTTTTAAGATTTGCATAGATTAATAAATTGGGATAACGTCTGGCAAGAACCCCCACTCCGCGAACATGATCACTGTGTTCGTGAGTGACAAATAGATGATTAACATCGTTCATTGACCTCCCTATTTTTCCAAGAGCATTTTGAATCTTCTTTGCCGAAAGACCTGCATCAACTAAAATCTTTTCTTTCTTACTTTCAATATATGTTGCATTACCTTTACTAGAACTTGCTAAAATACTAACAAACATTTTTTCCTTCAATCAATTAAAAACTCGCTTTCCAAAGAGCACCGGTAAAGGCATTTATCTTTTCAATTGTAATATTTTTGGTTCTTTTATTTTGTAGTGCGATGTACCATGTTGGAACATAAACTGAAACGTTATTTGCTTCAAGCATCCACGAATAAGCTAGCTGGCGCCACAAAATTCGAGTATTATTTGGAATTTCATTTAACGTATATAATTTTACAATTGCTTCTTCTTCCGACATAATTGTTTCAAATTCTTTAGATTCACTTAAACTATCGATGTGTGAAATTAAATAATCAGAAATAACATTTCCTTTAAGATCAAAAGACAGTTGCCCATTTAGATCATAAAACAGATTCTTTTGAAATTTCTGGACAAAAACAAAATGTTTATCTGAACTTAGATCTTTGCTATAAACGTAATCTTGCGCATGGTTTATTTCACTATTATTCTCGATAAACTTCTTTAAGTCCTCCACTGGATTCTTTTTAGAAATTGTAATAGGAGTTTTAAGAGTAACTTTTTTCTGCAAAAGATTTGTTGCAGCTGAATCTTTCTCGTTATTATTAGCACCTGTATGAGAATATGATAATAAGTAGCCTTTTTGTTTCCTGGTCGAAGAAACCTTTGGAACTGAAATGTTATCTTTACGCATTTCGTTAATGGCATCAGTGACTGTGGTCTCTTTCTCTGAATTTGACTGCACATTAACGGTTTGCTGATAGTTAAAGAAGAGGAAAATGTCTAAGAAAAAGAAAACAAATATAAAAAGGATTTCGATTCTTTTAAAGTTCATTAGCTGCCTCCTAAATTCTGATTAAGAATTGTTGCAGCCGCACGGTATGTTCCATTCAATTTAACAAAATATTGTGGTAATAAATCGACTACTTCAGTACTCTCACGATTTTTAACCATTGAATACCCAATTTGAATATCTTGAATATCTTTGGTTGCAATACCCTTACGGTTTAACTTTTCAATTAAGGTATCAGTTTCTTCAAGCATTCTACTGTTTTGTGACGTAGAAATTGGAACTTCTAAAGTTGAATTTGCAAAGTACAATGATTCAGACGTTTTGCCCCACGAAAGAGAAATATCTCCATTTTTTTGACTAAAAAATACTGGAAATCCATCAATATAACTACGAAAAACCACCCGATTATGTTCTGGATTTGAAAAATATCGAAAACTATTAAAAGGATTGCCAATAATCTGCATAACTCCTTTACTTAAATTTAATAGAGAAGTCAAATCATGAGGAACGTCTTTTTCTTCTAGATGGTAATCAACGAAATGAACGGTACCCGTTTTATTATCAATTGTTAGTGTTTTGGTCAATCCTTTTTTGTAAGTATTAGTCTTGCTATCAAAAGTTAGTCCGGCCGAACCATCGTTGGACATAAAGCTAGATACGTAGTAACTATCATCTAAGGTTTTAATCAAATACGTATAAGACTTTAATGGAACAGGACTTTGAAAAAGCGTGATAAAATTGTCATGAGATTTTCGCTCTTTAATTAAAATCCGATTTTTAGCATTTTTGGCAAGAGAAAAAATTTTGTCAGTCTCTAAATTAAGGCTTGAATAATAATATTTCCTCGTTTTGTCATTAGCAAAATAGATTTCACATTCAATTGGAGAAACTTCAGCAATAATAATCCGATTAGCGGGAAATTCTCCAATGTCTTTGTCAAATTTAAAGCCAAAGACCTGAGCTAAAATCTTGATACTTAAAGGAGATTGATAATAGAGTTGAACGCTATTGTTATTATCAATAATCGATTCGTAATGTTTATTGGTATCGACATTATAAGCTGATAATTTTTTTAAATTTAAATTCTTTAAGCGTCGTTTGACTTCAGCTGTAACTTCGTTTGTTCGGCCAGGGATTAAGTTTTTGTTGCTATCTTGATCAACGTAGAAAATTTTAATAGGAGTATAAAGATTTGTTAAATTACGTGAGTAGTCAACTTGTGTCATATTCTTACTTGAAATAACCGCATTTTTTCTTAATCCGCCATTGTTGGTCCAGATAATGAAGGACAAATAGAAACTAAGAAATATCAAAACGGTTAAGGAGATTCTAATAAAAATTTTATGCATTTTGATCCTCCCATTTGTGCCAATCGTAAGGCAGTGAGAAAGAAAAAGTTGAGCCAACGTTCTCTTTCGATTCCACCCAAATATGACCGCCTAAAGTCTCAATTACTTCCTTACTGATTGCAAGTCCGAGACCAGTTCCTCCATTCATTCTGGAACGAGCACGTTCAATACGATAAAAGCGATTAAAAATTTTACTTCGTTCCTTTTTAGAGATTCCTTGGCCTTGATCAGTAATTGCAAAAATTACGTTGTGATCAGTGGTTTTAATCTCAACTCTAATTTCTCCTCCTTCAGGTGAATACTTGATCGCATTGTTAATGATATTATCGATAACCTGCATTAAACGATCAGGATCGACTTCAAGCCAAATCGAACTTCGATCGTAACGACGAATGATTCGATATTTTTTCTTATTTAAGTCCTCAAAATCGCTAACAGCTTTACTGTTTTGGTGATCTCCCCCATCAGTTTTAATCATCATATCAAACCGGTCAAGAACAAAATTAGTAAATTCAATCAAATCAATATATTCTAAATTAAGCTTAAAAGTCCCACGATCTAAACGCGATAAATTTAATAGATCATTGATCATTCTAATCATCCGGTTAGTTTCATTTAAGGAGACATTGATAAATTTAGGAGCATAATTTTTGTCTTGCCAAGCACCATCGTCTAAGGCTTCAAGGTAACTCCTCATACTAGTTAGAGGAGTTCTTAATTCATGAGAAACGTTTGAAACAAATTCGCGCTGTTCGCGATCGTTTTTTTGTTGTTCTGTAATATCGTGGAGAACGCAGACTAAGCCAGTGATATAGCCATTTGCCGCTTTTAGAGTCGCAAAATCAACATTTAAAATCAATTCATCTTCTTGCCCGTGATTTTGATCAATTTTGATTCCATGAGGTTGCTCTAAAATTTCTCTAACTGAATACTGGTCATCAAGTTTTAAAACTTCAAGAATTGATTTGCCGACAATTTCCTCGCGCTCTAAATTAAGAAACTCTAAAGCACGTTCATTGATTATTGAAATTTTCCCAACCCGATCTGTGGCAATGACTCCGTCAGTCATATGAAACAAAACTGAATCAAGTCGATTTCTTTCCCGTTGACTTAAATCATGCGCTTCTCTAATTTGAAGAGAAAATTCATTAATGGATTGGGCTAGTTGGCCTAAATCATCAGAAGAATAAACTGGTACTAAACTTGAATAGTCACCTTTAGCCAATTTAATGGCCTGGTTTTTGACGTCATCAATTGGACGAGTCATCGTTCGACTGATAATAATCGCTAAAATTATTGCTAAGAAAACAGCAGCAACAGTTGCAGTATAGAAAATAATCATCATTCTCGAAACATTATTATAGACGCTTTCCATACTAGCTCTTACATAAACTACGCCAACTGTTGTATTTGCATTAGTTGAATTATTCGTTAATTTAATTGGCATTGCAAGAACATAGGTATTGCCATAACTACGATCAAAAACTTGTTTTCTTTGAGGTTGTCCGCTATAAAGTGCGTCTTTAATATCTGAATTAGTGGTTTTTTGACCAATTAGAGCCCGATTATTTATATTAGAATCACCCCTAATTGTTCCTTTTTTATCAACAACTTGCAAGGAAGTGACATCGTTTTCTTGAGAGTAATTTAAAACATTTTGAATATCACTATTTCCTTGAGTCACATTGGGGTTAATAATATCGTTTCCCAATTGATTTAATACATAGTTTGGAAAAATGTTATCAATCGTTGTCTGAAAATTTCTGACCCCTTGATTTTGACTAGTCCTCACAAAATAAGCCCCTATGATCTCGACTGTTACGAGCAGGAGCAAAATGAAAACTATCGCAATCTTAAAAGTAAGTGATCTAAAAAAATTAAAAATCTTACTCATTATTTGATGGATCATTTAAATAATAGCCAATTCCCCTTTTGGTAATTAAAAATGTTGGATTACTTGGTGAATCTTCAACTTTTTCCCGTAATCTTCTAATTGTTACATCAACTGTCCGACCATCACCAAAATAATCATAATCCCAAATTTTCTGGAGCAAATGTTCTCTGGTCATCACTTGACCAACATGACGAGCTAGATACACTAACAATTCATACTCCCGGTTTGTCAGTTCAATTGTCTTATCATTCTTTTTCACCGTATAGGCATCGGTGTCAATTTCTAAATCAGAAATCTTTAGTTTAGAACTTTTATTAGTTGCTGCAGGTGCGATATCACTCCGTCGTAAGTTGGCTTTTACTCTTGCAACTAACTCACGGTTTGAAAAAGGCTTTGTAACATAGTCATCAGCTCCTAATTCCAGTCCAATGATTTTATCAATTTCATCATCTTTGGCGGAAATAATAATAATCGGTGTATTACTTGATTTTCTGATTTGGCGAGATACTTCTAGTCCGTCAATTTTTGGGAGCATTAAGTCAAGCAAAATTAAATCAGGATTTTCCGATTTAAATTTGGCAAGTGCCTCTTCCCCATCAAATGCTGTGACAACATCAAACCCCTCCTTATTCAAATTAAATTTAATAATGTCAGTGATTGGTTTTTCATCGTCCACAACAAGAATTTTTTTTGCCATGAATACCTCCTAAAGCTAAAAGGAAAAATGCATTTCCTAATTGATCTAATTATAACATATGTGAGGCATCAACGATTAAAGATTGAAGAGTTCAACTTTTTAAAAATGGTTACTCTAATTCTACTTTACCCGTGAACAATTGATAGTACATCCCATGCTTTTCTAGTAAATCTTCGTGATTACCTCGTTCAATAATTCTTCCATGGTCCATCACTAAAATAACGTCCGCATTTTGAATCGTAGAAAGACGATGAGCGATTACAAAAACAGTACGTCCTTTCATCAATCGATCCATTCCTTGTTGAACAATACGTTCAGTACGAGTATCAATACTTGATGTCGCTTCATCCAAAATCATGACAGGAGGATCAGCAACGGCAGCTCGTGCAATTGCTAAAAGCTGGCGCTGACCCTGCGACAATCCTTCACCGTTATTTAGTAGTAAAGTCTCATATTTTTTTGGAAGATGATCTATAAACAGATCGGCATTAGCTAATTTTGCAGCGCTAAGAATTTCATCTTTAGTAGCATCTAACTTACCAAAACGAATATTGTCTTCAATCGTACCAGTAAAAAGATTTGTGTCCTGCAAAACGATGCCCAAGGAGTGCCTTAGAGAATTTTTTTCAATTTTTGTCAGATTAATCCCATCATATGTAATCTGTCCTTCTTGAATCTCGTAAAAACGATTCAGCAAATT of Xylocopilactobacillus apicola contains these proteins:
- the adhE gene encoding bifunctional acetaldehyde-CoA/alcohol dehydrogenase: MDTTKRAPKKVLTEADKAKLEKEAQAQIQKLVDRSKKAEAIFATYSQEQVDKIVAAMALAASENSLSLAHEAYEETGRGVVEDKDTKNRFASESIYNAIKNDKTVGVVSEDPVKGQVQIAAPLGILAAVTPTTNPTSTTIFKSLIAAKTRNTVIFAFHPQAQKCSSHAAQIIYEAGVAAGAPEDFILWVEKPSIQATSALMKNPGIASIIATGGPAMVYSALSSGNPSMGVGAGNGAVFVDHTANIQRAAEDLLISKRFDNGMICATENSVIVEASVYKEFMDKLEELGAYVVPKKDYKKIEDFVFNDTNHVNGPVAGMSAKWIAEQSGVNLPKDKDVMLFELDSKNIGEKLSSEKLTPLLSVYKAKDREDGIKIVQGLLNYQGAGHNAAIQIGSQVDPFVKEYADKIGAARILVNQPDAIGGIGDFYNDAMRPSLTLGTGSWGKNSLSHNLSTSDLLNIKTVARRRNRPQWVRIPKDIYYERNSITYLQDISNMKRAFIVADPGMVQFGFVEKVMDQLELRLEPIKTSLYGTIKPDPTLGQAIEIAQQMAQFKPDTVIALGGGSALDAAKIARYMYEYSFDHEGILDDMAGLKELFTELQQKFMDIRKRIVKFDEPKHCQMVAIPTTSGTGSEVTPFAVITDDETHVKYPLADYELTPQIAIIDPELVMTVPKRTVAWSGLDALSHSLESYVSVMSSEFTRPWALEAIKLIFENLATSYKYDPQNPTKEGEEARVKMHYAATLAGMSFGNAFLGINHSLAHKTGGEFGLPHGLAISIAMQHVIRFNAVTGNVKRSPFPRYEVYTAQKDYADIARSLGLKGKNDAELVDSLIKEIQKLCEAVDVDTTLSGNGVKKKDFDNALDKLVDLVYNDQCTPANPRQPKLEEIRQLLIDQF
- the rlmH gene encoding 23S rRNA (pseudouridine(1915)-N(3))-methyltransferase RlmH; protein product: MLKIKIIAVGKIKEKYFQAGIDEYQKRMQIFAKTELITVSEEKFNGTPGEQQIKKIVEQEALRINEQIKPGEYVIANMIQGKQLSSIEFAKEISKIELTSSTIDFIIGGSYGLPDNFQRDLAISFGKMTFPHQLFRLVLCEQIYRALMINNHRQYHK
- a CDS encoding S1C family serine protease; the encoded protein is MDNNYQSNNNLNSENNEFSKQQKKSKGGVGIKTLTLVVVIAALLGGGIGGAVVHLMNNKNQTIKTTTGATTQPTKISNVVVKENSDSEKAFNKVKDAVVSVINLQKQQPTSSLFGGIFGSQRGNSSGNNSGSLQESSEGSGVIYQKSNGQAFVVTNNHVVAGSDKLEVLLSDGSKVNAKLLGTDSVTDLAVLQIDAAKVKTVASFGDSNAISPGQKVLAIGSPMGSKFATSVTQGIVSAKSRTIDVSDEDTGQTTGQATVIQTDAAINPGNSGGALINIGGQVIGITSMKLSGSSSSTSVEGMGFAIPSSEVVQIVNQLEKNGKVARPALGVSPVDLSDVSSTQQSSVLHLPSSVKTGVVVVSLTDNSPAAKGGVKQYDVIYQIDGKKVDTVVDLRTQLFKYQIGDTITLSVYRGSEKMDLKVKLTETAKQEITTKQGQNN
- a CDS encoding MBL fold metallo-hydrolase, with translation MFVSILASSSKGNATYIESKKEKILVDAGLSAKKIQNALGKIGRSMNDVNHLFVTHEHSDHVRGVGVLARRYPNLLIYANLKTMQVMATKVGEIPADQLIDFEPGQTISIGDIDVESFGVSHDAILPQFYQFHCDNKSFAILTDTGYVSDKIKYQIRNADMFLFESNHDLEMLRMGLYPWPLKQRILSDRGHLSNDESGEALADLIGLETKKIFLGHLSPENNMKPLARITVENILIDDGFAVNHDFEILDTDPENPTDLLEV
- a CDS encoding two-component system regulatory protein YycI; translation: MNFKRIEILFIFVFFFLDIFLFFNYQQTVNVQSNSEKETTVTDAINEMRKDNISVPKVSSTRKQKGYLLSYSHTGANNNEKDSAATNLLQKKVTLKTPITISKKNPVEDLKKFIENNSEINHAQDYVYSKDLSSDKHFVFVQKFQKNLFYDLNGQLSFDLKGNVISDYLISHIDSLSESKEFETIMSEEEAIVKLYTLNEIPNNTRILWRQLAYSWMLEANNVSVYVPTWYIALQNKRTKNITIEKINAFTGALWKASF
- a CDS encoding YycH family regulatory protein, translated to MHKIFIRISLTVLIFLSFYLSFIIWTNNGGLRKNAVISSKNMTQVDYSRNLTNLYTPIKIFYVDQDSNKNLIPGRTNEVTAEVKRRLKNLNLKKLSAYNVDTNKHYESIIDNNNSVQLYYQSPLSIKILAQVFGFKFDKDIGEFPANRIIIAEVSPIECEIYFANDKTRKYYYSSLNLETDKIFSLAKNAKNRILIKERKSHDNFITLFQSPVPLKSYTYLIKTLDDSYYVSSFMSNDGSAGLTFDSKTNTYKKGLTKTLTIDNKTGTVHFVDYHLEEKDVPHDLTSLLNLSKGVMQIIGNPFNSFRYFSNPEHNRVVFRSYIDGFPVFFSQKNGDISLSWGKTSESLYFANSTLEVPISTSQNSRMLEETDTLIEKLNRKGIATKDIQDIQIGYSMVKNRESTEVVDLLPQYFVKLNGTYRAAATILNQNLGGS
- the walK gene encoding cell wall metabolism sensor histidine kinase WalK — encoded protein: MSKIFNFFRSLTFKIAIVFILLLLVTVEIIGAYFVRTSQNQGVRNFQTTIDNIFPNYVLNQLGNDIINPNVTQGNSDIQNVLNYSQENDVTSLQVVDKKGTIRGDSNINNRALIGQKTTNSDIKDALYSGQPQRKQVFDRSYGNTYVLAMPIKLTNNSTNANTTVGVVYVRASMESVYNNVSRMMIIFYTATVAAVFLAIILAIIISRTMTRPIDDVKNQAIKLAKGDYSSLVPVYSSDDLGQLAQSINEFSLQIREAHDLSQRERNRLDSVLFHMTDGVIATDRVGKISIINERALEFLNLEREEIVGKSILEVLKLDDQYSVREILEQPHGIKIDQNHGQEDELILNVDFATLKAANGYITGLVCVLHDITEQQKNDREQREFVSNVSHELRTPLTSMRSYLEALDDGAWQDKNYAPKFINVSLNETNRMIRMINDLLNLSRLDRGTFKLNLEYIDLIEFTNFVLDRFDMMIKTDGGDHQNSKAVSDFEDLNKKKYRIIRRYDRSSIWLEVDPDRLMQVIDNIINNAIKYSPEGGEIRVEIKTTDHNVIFAITDQGQGISKKERSKIFNRFYRIERARSRMNGGTGLGLAISKEVIETLGGHIWVESKENVGSTFSFSLPYDWHKWEDQNA
- the yycF gene encoding response regulator YycF → MAKKILVVDDEKPITDIIKFNLNKEGFDVVTAFDGEEALAKFKSENPDLILLDLMLPKIDGLEVSRQIRKSSNTPIIIISAKDDEIDKIIGLELGADDYVTKPFSNRELVARVKANLRRSDIAPAATNKSSKLKISDLEIDTDAYTVKKNDKTIELTNREYELLVYLARHVGQVMTREHLLQKIWDYDYFGDGRTVDVTIRRLREKVEDSPSNPTFLITKRGIGYYLNDPSNNE